The Synechococcales cyanobacterium T60_A2020_003 DNA window AACCGAGCGGTAAACGTGATGGGCAAAGACATCAAACCGTCCTGTAAACGGAAAGTTGAGATGGGCATTGGGGTGGGTCTTCCCCTCTGGCGAAAAGGTAGACAGCAGGATCCCTCCGCTTTGCACAAGTTCGGGACTATTGCTGTTGAACATAGGAACGTCATCAAACTGCCCAGGGAGCGATCGCACCTCCTGGGGGCGCACCACTTCTACAGGTTCCGGTGGGGGTTCGTCGGGTATGGCTTGGGCAAGGGTCAATACCGCAAGGAGGGGCAGCATGGGCAATAGGATATAGTTTCAAGACAGACATTTCTAAACGGTGATAGTATCGCGCTGTTGTGCAGGTAGACAAGCTTTTTTAGCTTGAACGTCGGCCAGACTCCGCGCCAGCACCACCTGAAAGTCTTGAAGGATTGCTGCTGTATTCTCTGCGGTCAGAATAGGGACATGGACAAATAGACATGGGGTCTGGTTTGGCTGAGCTTGCAGATGGGAGAGAACCGCGTAGTACAAGCCATTACAGACAAAGCGTCCGGCGTTTTTGCTCACGCGAGTGTAGGGTAAGCCTTGCCGAATCTGCTTGAGGTTGAGGGAGGTTGTGCGAACTTTGTCTCCAGCGATCGCCTGCTGTTCTAAATTCAATAACTTGCGTGATGCCGCCATGCCGCAGAGGAGGACGAGATCCGGTTGAAGGTCTTGGATTTCACCAATCACTCGTACCGGAGCGTGCTGAAAATCCACGGGAATCTGTCGTAGCGCGTGAACGGAGAGCGATCGCGTCCAGGCCGACTCCGCTAGCATATGCCCAAGTAAATCATCCGAGGCATTAGACGCTTGCTTCGCTTTCCAGGTGCGAAATGAGGTGAGTAGAAGCTTGGTTTGCATAGCCTTGGAACAAGGTTGAGAAAAAAACGAAACGGCGATCGCCCCTACGATCCCGCAGCATCCGATTTTACTTTTAGGACAATTAGCGTCATGTCATCGTCTACGGAACGCCCATTCCCCACAAACTGCTGTACCTGCAAAAATAAGTAGTCCAAAATGTCCTGGGGATGCTCGTAATGGTGACAGGCCCAGCGCAGCGATCGCACTAGATTTTCTTCCTCAAAGCGATCGCCCTGACGATTGGCGGCATCGGTAAAGCCATCCGTGTAGTAGATCACCACATCTCCAGGTTGAAGCTGCACCTTGGCGCTGTGATACTGGGTCTCCATATCCAGACCAATGAGCATCCCCAGCGTATCTAGACGACGAATCGAATTCGTGGCGGCCTGCCAAAGCAACGGCGGATTGTGGGCGGCATTGCTGTAAGCCAGAACTCGCGTTTCAGAATTGTATTCTGAATAAAACAACGTCACAAAGCGATTGGAGTTTTCCAAATCGCTATACATGACATGATTCAAGTGCTGCAAAATGCGATCGGGAGCGTGACGGTTGAGTACTTCCGCTCGCAGCATGCCGCGCAGCATCGTCATAATTAATCCAGCAGGGACACCTTTTCCCATCACGTCCCCAATCGCAATACTCCAGCAATCGGATGTGGGGAAGCCATTTCTAGCCGCTCGAATTTGATCATAGTTAGCCGGAATGAAGTCGTAATAATCGCCCCCGACTCGGTTTGCCGTTTGACACCGGGCTGCTAACTCAATTCCATCTATGACCGGACACTGTCTGGGCAAAAGCTGGTTCTGGATTTCTGCACCGATTTCTAATTCCCGGTCAAGCCGTTCTTTTTTCCGCAGTTCTACCGTAAGCTGATCGTTTTCGATCGCCACTGCCGTTTGATCGGCCACTAGACGCACTAATTTTTGCCGAGTTTCGGTCCAGGTATAGGCGGGGTCACGACTAAAGACGTATAGACGACCTCGCTCAATATTTTTGACGATAATGGCCGTCCCAAAAAGCTGGACATCCGACCCTAAAAAGTGGCTGACGTGGTGATCCAGCGTCTCGGTTGCATTGGTTAGAGGTAGAACCACCTTGCCCGGAGCCGCTGCTGAGGCTGCTGTAATTCGCCGGGTGGCTGCTTCCAAGGCTTGGCGCACATCTTGACAATGGCCGTCCTGGCAGTGGAGCCGCTCTAACCGCATTTGCCCATCTTTGAACAGGACAAGGGCACCCCCATCTGCATCGGTTACACGGCTAGCAATGAGAGGGGTTAGCTCTAAGAATTGGTTTAGATTGTTAAAACTGCGGAGGGCGAAACCAAGGGAACTTAATAAATCCTGAATCTTATTTTGCTCTCGGTGCAGCCGTGACACTAATTCCTTCAAGGCAAAAACAGGCGTCATCTCGTCCGAGGAGGCTTTTCCATCGGGGCGATCGGGTGGAGATGGCTGTCTTGAGATTGGCACAGCGGTCATGAAATCAGGGCATCAAGGAGTATGGGGGCGCAAAAAGGATGCGGAGAGCGATCGTGGATAACGACGGAGGAATGTACCGCTCTGTCCACCAGTTTGAGAAAGCCTAGAGGAAAACAGTTCCAGCAGCCTGCCTAACGCAAGTCAAGAGATCATAACAGGCTATCTGCCCAAAATGACACAGAGTTTGGCTTAAATTCTAGCGGATTGTTTAGAACTCGCAGGTGTGGTTTTCACGAGTTTAGGATTGCGCTGGATACTGCTAGAGATAAAACGCAGTCTGGCACTGGGAAACAGACACAGTGCCTACAAAAAACGTTCGTAATTGGTCACAGCAAGAAGCACACCGTATTGAGAATAAGGCGTTTCCTTCAGT harbors:
- a CDS encoding peptidase C15; this encodes MQTKLLLTSFRTWKAKQASNASDDLLGHMLAESAWTRSLSVHALRQIPVDFQHAPVRVIGEIQDLQPDLVLLCGMAASRKLLNLEQQAIAGDKVRTTSLNLKQIRQGLPYTRVSKNAGRFVCNGLYYAVLSHLQAQPNQTPCLFVHVPILTAENTAAILQDFQVVLARSLADVQAKKACLPAQQRDTITV
- a CDS encoding PP2C family protein-serine/threonine phosphatase, which produces MTAVPISRQPSPPDRPDGKASSDEMTPVFALKELVSRLHREQNKIQDLLSSLGFALRSFNNLNQFLELTPLIASRVTDADGGALVLFKDGQMRLERLHCQDGHCQDVRQALEAATRRITAASAAAPGKVVLPLTNATETLDHHVSHFLGSDVQLFGTAIIVKNIERGRLYVFSRDPAYTWTETRQKLVRLVADQTAVAIENDQLTVELRKKERLDRELEIGAEIQNQLLPRQCPVIDGIELAARCQTANRVGGDYYDFIPANYDQIRAARNGFPTSDCWSIAIGDVMGKGVPAGLIMTMLRGMLRAEVLNRHAPDRILQHLNHVMYSDLENSNRFVTLFYSEYNSETRVLAYSNAAHNPPLLWQAATNSIRRLDTLGMLIGLDMETQYHSAKVQLQPGDVVIYYTDGFTDAANRQGDRFEEENLVRSLRWACHHYEHPQDILDYLFLQVQQFVGNGRSVDDDMTLIVLKVKSDAAGS